Proteins encoded within one genomic window of Pygocentrus nattereri isolate fPygNat1 chromosome 9, fPygNat1.pri, whole genome shotgun sequence:
- the LOC108432241 gene encoding SAM pointed domain-containing Ets transcription factor-like, protein MSSPDRHHLYMEIPGVSHSHVTPWAVDEPAKMFPGFPSMPEYFSHFDMVLDEDKAWLVRKTEISTPLTKDEEVTHCKEARQCPVTDSVGLGLCPGPNGHVDVEDKCLEQVQALVLEEVLKDIETACKLLNITPDPTNWSSGHVQKWVLWTEHLYRLPSVGWAFQDLRGSDLCMMSEDDFRQRASQCGDVLHAHLDIWKSAAWMKGRCSPENNDFLGADVCGEADSSCTAQPIHLWQFLRELLLKPHNYGRCIRWLNKEKGIFKIENSAHVAKLWGIRKNRPAMNYDKLSRSIRQYYKKGIIKKPDVSQRLVYQFVHPV, encoded by the exons ATGAGCAGCCCTGACAGGCATCATCTGTACATGGAGATCCCAGGAGTTTCCCACAGCCATGTTACTCCATGGGCTGTTGATGAACCTGCCAAGATGTTCCCTGGCTTTCCCAGCATGCCAGAGTACTTCTCCCACTTTGACATGGTGCTGGATGAGGACAAGGCCTGGCttgtgagaaagacagagatttcAACACCCCTCACAAAAGATGAAGAGGTGACCCACTGCAAGGAGGCCAGACAGTGCCCAGTGACTGACAGTGTGGGACTGGGTCTGTGTCCAGGGCCGAATGGACATGTGGATGTGGAAGACAAGTGTCTGGAGCAGGTGCAGGCTCTAGTGCTGGAAGAAGTGCTGAAGGACATCGAGACAGCATGCAAACTGCTCAACATTACTCCAG ACCCTACAAACTGGAGTTCAGGGCATGTTCAAAAATGGGTACTCTGGACCGAACACCTGTACAGGCTCCCGTCGGTGGGATGGGCCTTCCAGGACCTCCGTGGCAGTGACCTCTGCATGATGAGCGAGGACGATTTCAGGCAGCGAGCCTCACAGTGCGGAGATGTACTGCATGCCCACCTGGACATTTGGAAATCAG cTGCCTGGATGAAAGGACGATGTTCCCCTGAAAACAACGATTTTCTTG GAGCAGACGTATGTGGCGAAGCAGATTCATCCTGCACTGCACAACCCATCCACCTGTGGCAGTTTCTCCGGGAGCTGCTCCTCAAACCCCACAACTATGGACGCTGCATCCGCTGGCTCAACAAAGAGAAGG GTATCTTCAAAATTGAAAACTCAGCTCATGTGGCCAAACTGTGGGGAATCAGGAAAAACCGTCCAGCGATGAACTACGATAAACTGAGCCGCTCCATTCGGCAGTACTACAAGAAGGGCATCATTAAAAAACCAGATGTGTCTCAGCGACTGGTCTATCAGTTTGTTCATCCAGTATGA